In Grus americana isolate bGruAme1 chromosome 17, bGruAme1.mat, whole genome shotgun sequence, the following proteins share a genomic window:
- the YTHDF1 gene encoding YTH domain-containing family protein 1 isoform X2: MSATSVDPQRPKGQDNKVQNGSLHQKDTVHDNDFEPYLSGQSNQNSSYPSMTDPYLSSYYPPSIGFPYSLSEAPWSTGGDPPIPYLTTYGQLSNGDHHFMHDAVFGQPGGLGNNIYQHRFNFFPENPAFSAWGTSGSQGQQTQSSAYGSSYSYPPSSLGGTIVDGQTGFHNDTLNKAPGMNSIEQGMVGLKIGGDVTTSAVKTVGSVVNSAGMTGALSGNGGSNVNLPVSKPTSWAAIASKPAKPQPKMKTKTGPVIGGALPPPPIKHNMDIGTWDNKGPVAKVPAPQQIPSPQSVPQPQQQIVQPVPTQPPPLTQPQYQTPQQPPQNRWVAPRNRNAAFGQSGGTGNDSSSAGSTQPNPVPSGESHPVLEKLKAAHSYNPKDFEWNLKNGRVFIIKSYSEDDIHRSIKYSIWCSTEHGNKRLDSAFRSMNSKGPVYLLFSVNGSGHFCGVAEMKSPVDYGTSAGVWSQDKWKGKFDVKWIFVKDVPNNQLRHIRLENNDNKPVTNSRDTQEVPLEKAKQVLKIIATYKHTTSIFDDFSHYEKRQEEEEVVRKERQNRNKQ; the protein is encoded by the exons AGGCCGAAAGGACAGGATAATAAAG TACAAAATGGTTCGTTACATCAGAAGGATACAGTTCATGACAACGATTTTGAACCTTACCTTTCTGGGCAGTCAAATCAG aaCAGTAGCTATCCATCAATGACCGATCCTTATCTGTCCAGTTATTATCCACCATCTATTGGGTTCCCCTATTCTCTCAGTGAAGCACCATGGTCTACAGGAGGAGATCCTCCTATCCCATATCTCACCACCTATGGACAGCTCAGTAATGGAGATCATCATTTTATGCACGATGCTGTATTTGGACAGCCTGGGGGTCTGGGAAATAATATCTATCAACACCGGTTTAactttttccctgaaaatccTGCCTTCTCAGCTTGGGGAACAAGCGGATCCCAGGGACAGCAGACTCAAAGTTCAGCATATGGGAGCAGCTACAGCTACCCGCCTAGTTCACTGGGCGGTACCATTGTGGATGGACAAACAGGATTTCATAACGATACGTTAAACAAAGCTCCTGGAATGAACAGTATTGAACAGGGAATGGTTGGACTTAAGATTGGTGGAGATGTTACAACTTCAGCGGTGAAAACAGTAGGTTCTGTTGTCAACAGTGCTGGGATGACAGGTGCCCTCTCTGGTAATGGTGGATCTAATGTAAACTTGCCAGTATCTAAACCAACTTCTTGGGCTGCTATAGCTAGCAAGCCTGCGAAACCACAGCCTAAAATGAAAACGAAAACCGGACCTGTAATTGGGGGAGCATTGCCTCCTCCACCTATAAAGCATAATATGGACATAGGTACTTGGGACAATAAGGGTCCTGTAGCAAAAGTTCCTGCCCCCCAACAGATACCTTCTCCTCAGTCTGTCCCACAGCCACAGCAACAAATTGTTCAGCCTGTTCCAACTCAGCCTCCTCCATTGACTCAGCCGCAGTATCAGACCCCTCAGCAGCCACCCCAAAATCGCTGGGTAGCTCCTCGCaacagaaatgcagcttttgGCCAAAGTGGAGGAACTGGTAACgacagcagctcagctggcagTACCCAGCCTAACCCTGTTCCAAGTGGCGAGTCCCATCCTGTTcttgaaaaactgaaagctgCTCACAGCTATAACCCTAAAGATTTTGAATGGAACCTTAAAAATGGACGTGTGTTCATAATAAAGAGCTATTCTGAGGATGATATTCATCGTTCCATTAAGTATTCTATTTGGTGTAGTACAGAACATGGTAACAAACGCCTGGACAGTGCTTTTCGGTCCATGAATAGCAAGGGTCCAGTCTACTTGTTATTCAGTGTCAATGGCAGCGGACACTTCTGCGGAGTAGCAGAGATGAAATCACCTGTGGACTATGGCACCAGTGCAGGTGTCTGGTCTCAGGACAAGTGGAAGGGGAAATTTGATGTCAAGTGGATCTTTGTGAAGGATGTGCCCAACAACCAGCTCCGACACATCAGGCTGGAGAACAATGACAACAAACCCGTTACAAACTCCCGTGATACACAGGAGGTGCccttagaaaaagcaaaacaagtgcTTAAAATTATTGCTACTTACAAGCACACGACCTCCATCTTTGATGACTTTTCTCATTATGAAAAGCGccaagaagaggaggaggtggtgcgGAAG
- the YTHDF1 gene encoding YTH domain-containing family protein 1 isoform X1 gives MSATSVDPQRPKGQDNKVQNGSLHQKDTVHDNDFEPYLSGQSNQNSSYPSMTDPYLSSYYPPSIGFPYSLSEAPWSTGGDPPIPYLTTYGQLSNGDHHFMHDAVFGQPGGLGNNIYQHRFNFFPENPAFSAWGTSGSQGQQTQSSAYGSSYSYPPSSLGGTIVDGQTGFHNDTLNKAPGMNSIEQGMVGLKIGGDVTTSAVKTVGSVVNSAGMTGALSGNGGSNVNLPVSKPTSWAAIASKPAKPQPKMKTKTGPVIGGALPPPPIKHNMDIGTWDNKGPVAKVPAPQQIPSPQSVPQPQQQIVQPVPTQPPPLTQPQYQTPQQPPQNRWVAPRNRNAAFGQSGGTGNDSSSAGSTQPNPVPSGESHPVLEKLKAAHSYNPKDFEWNLKNGRVFIIKSYSEDDIHRSIKYSIWCSTEHGNKRLDSAFRSMNSKGPVYLLFSVNGSGHFCGVAEMKSPVDYGTSAGVWSQDKWKGKFDVKWIFVKDVPNNQLRHIRLENNDNKPVTNSRDTQEVPLEKAKQVLKIIATYKHTTSIFDDFSHYEKRQEEEEVVRKVNLLKNLFYTQIWGK, from the exons AGGCCGAAAGGACAGGATAATAAAG TACAAAATGGTTCGTTACATCAGAAGGATACAGTTCATGACAACGATTTTGAACCTTACCTTTCTGGGCAGTCAAATCAG aaCAGTAGCTATCCATCAATGACCGATCCTTATCTGTCCAGTTATTATCCACCATCTATTGGGTTCCCCTATTCTCTCAGTGAAGCACCATGGTCTACAGGAGGAGATCCTCCTATCCCATATCTCACCACCTATGGACAGCTCAGTAATGGAGATCATCATTTTATGCACGATGCTGTATTTGGACAGCCTGGGGGTCTGGGAAATAATATCTATCAACACCGGTTTAactttttccctgaaaatccTGCCTTCTCAGCTTGGGGAACAAGCGGATCCCAGGGACAGCAGACTCAAAGTTCAGCATATGGGAGCAGCTACAGCTACCCGCCTAGTTCACTGGGCGGTACCATTGTGGATGGACAAACAGGATTTCATAACGATACGTTAAACAAAGCTCCTGGAATGAACAGTATTGAACAGGGAATGGTTGGACTTAAGATTGGTGGAGATGTTACAACTTCAGCGGTGAAAACAGTAGGTTCTGTTGTCAACAGTGCTGGGATGACAGGTGCCCTCTCTGGTAATGGTGGATCTAATGTAAACTTGCCAGTATCTAAACCAACTTCTTGGGCTGCTATAGCTAGCAAGCCTGCGAAACCACAGCCTAAAATGAAAACGAAAACCGGACCTGTAATTGGGGGAGCATTGCCTCCTCCACCTATAAAGCATAATATGGACATAGGTACTTGGGACAATAAGGGTCCTGTAGCAAAAGTTCCTGCCCCCCAACAGATACCTTCTCCTCAGTCTGTCCCACAGCCACAGCAACAAATTGTTCAGCCTGTTCCAACTCAGCCTCCTCCATTGACTCAGCCGCAGTATCAGACCCCTCAGCAGCCACCCCAAAATCGCTGGGTAGCTCCTCGCaacagaaatgcagcttttgGCCAAAGTGGAGGAACTGGTAACgacagcagctcagctggcagTACCCAGCCTAACCCTGTTCCAAGTGGCGAGTCCCATCCTGTTcttgaaaaactgaaagctgCTCACAGCTATAACCCTAAAGATTTTGAATGGAACCTTAAAAATGGACGTGTGTTCATAATAAAGAGCTATTCTGAGGATGATATTCATCGTTCCATTAAGTATTCTATTTGGTGTAGTACAGAACATGGTAACAAACGCCTGGACAGTGCTTTTCGGTCCATGAATAGCAAGGGTCCAGTCTACTTGTTATTCAGTGTCAATGGCAGCGGACACTTCTGCGGAGTAGCAGAGATGAAATCACCTGTGGACTATGGCACCAGTGCAGGTGTCTGGTCTCAGGACAAGTGGAAGGGGAAATTTGATGTCAAGTGGATCTTTGTGAAGGATGTGCCCAACAACCAGCTCCGACACATCAGGCTGGAGAACAATGACAACAAACCCGTTACAAACTCCCGTGATACACAGGAGGTGCccttagaaaaagcaaaacaagtgcTTAAAATTATTGCTACTTACAAGCACACGACCTCCATCTTTGATGACTTTTCTCATTATGAAAAGCGccaagaagaggaggaggtggtgcgGAAGGtaaacttattaaaaaatttattttatacacaGATATGgggaaaatga